A region from the Methanofollis liminatans DSM 4140 genome encodes:
- a CDS encoding DUF4411 family protein, with protein MPGNSFYVIDSSSLIDMKMYYPMTVFRSLWVRCDSLIAEGRLCAPPVVLEELEQKDDELTEWARGRNGALFHLDSSDLMGRVSEILGVFPNLINSNLDREQADPFVIAMALEKREGPQQMLCGGGDVYVVTEEKNNRNGNKTKIPKVCDHFGLPYISMVDMMVNEGWEF; from the coding sequence ATGCCGGGTAATTCATTCTATGTCATTGATTCTTCTTCTCTTATTGATATGAAAATGTATTACCCGATGACCGTTTTCAGATCTCTCTGGGTGCGATGTGATAGTTTAATTGCTGAGGGTCGTCTGTGTGCACCCCCTGTCGTGCTTGAAGAACTTGAACAAAAAGATGATGAACTGACCGAGTGGGCACGGGGTCGTAATGGTGCATTGTTCCACCTGGACTCTTCCGATCTCATGGGACGAGTGAGTGAGATCCTCGGGGTTTTTCCAAATCTTATCAATTCGAATCTGGATCGAGAGCAGGCAGATCCTTTTGTTATCGCGATGGCCCTCGAAAAAAGAGAGGGTCCGCAACAGATGCTCTGTGGCGGCGGCGATGTTTACGTTGTTACCGAGGAGAAGAATAATAGAAACGGAAACAAAACAAAAATCCCAAAGGTCTGTGACCATTTTGGGCTCCCATATATCTCCATGGTCGATATGATGGTCAATGAGGGCTGGGAATTTTAA
- a CDS encoding ORC1-type DNA replication protein, with translation MKHPSLMSDQTLFRDPAIFETTHLPEVFNYRDAQMNDLAFALRPAVRGFSPLNTVLRGPPGTGKTTAVRRIFAEVREVTQRVVPVLISCQTEQAPNAIYSQIFRAIFGHMPPRSGVANERILEKIALRLIERKAALVVCLDDAHYLIPDGTLNRVLSAILRMYEAWPGTHTGVFLTISDLSTDFTRTLNPATLSVLHAANVYFMPYGAEEIREILLDRIRVGLYPGVVPPAALDYLVERTYACCDLRMGLDLVKRAATTAEREARTEVTVEDLAAAFQISRHLEVATVVGTLSSGERAVLDAVLAVENEGPEQVIAKQVYERLGEREHVSYTVFHERLRKLEHLRLLDLTVRQEKGRRREIFVREGVEEVLQGPAGSSGANRCAGVCDDEKW, from the coding sequence ATGAAACATCCCTCCCTCATGAGCGACCAGACGCTCTTTCGCGACCCGGCAATCTTCGAGACCACCCACCTCCCCGAGGTCTTCAACTACCGCGACGCCCAGATGAACGACCTCGCCTTCGCCCTGCGGCCGGCCGTCCGGGGTTTTTCGCCGTTGAACACGGTGCTCCGGGGGCCGCCGGGCACCGGGAAGACCACGGCCGTCCGCCGGATCTTTGCCGAGGTGCGGGAGGTGACGCAGCGGGTCGTGCCGGTGCTCATCTCCTGCCAGACCGAACAGGCGCCCAATGCGATCTACAGCCAGATCTTTCGCGCCATCTTCGGCCATATGCCGCCCAGGTCAGGGGTTGCGAACGAGCGGATCCTGGAAAAGATCGCCCTGCGCCTGATCGAGCGCAAGGCGGCGCTCGTGGTCTGCCTGGACGACGCACACTACCTCATCCCGGACGGGACGCTGAACCGTGTGCTCTCGGCGATCCTCAGGATGTACGAGGCATGGCCGGGCACCCACACCGGGGTGTTTCTGACCATATCCGACCTGAGCACCGATTTTACCCGGACGCTCAACCCGGCGACGCTCTCGGTGCTCCACGCCGCGAACGTGTATTTCATGCCCTATGGAGCGGAGGAGATCCGGGAGATCCTCCTCGACCGGATCAGGGTGGGGCTGTACCCGGGGGTGGTGCCGCCGGCGGCGCTGGACTATCTGGTGGAGCGGACATACGCCTGCTGCGATCTCCGGATGGGGCTGGACCTGGTGAAGCGGGCGGCCACGACGGCCGAGCGGGAGGCGCGGACCGAGGTGACGGTGGAGGACCTGGCGGCGGCGTTTCAGATCTCCCGGCACCTGGAGGTGGCGACGGTGGTGGGCACGCTCTCTTCGGGCGAGCGGGCGGTGCTCGATGCGGTGCTGGCGGTGGAGAACGAGGGGCCGGAGCAGGTGATAGCGAAGCAGGTGTACGAGCGCCTCGGCGAGAGGGAGCATGTCAGTTATACGGTGTTTCATGAGCGGTTGCGGAAACTGGAGCACCTGCGCCTGCTGGACCTGACGGTGCGGCAGGAGAAGGGGAGGAGGCGGGAGATTTTTGTGCGGGAGGGGGTGGAGGAGGTGCTCCAGGGCCCGGCAGGTTCATCGGGGGCGAATCGATGTGCAGGAGTGTGTGACGATGAAAAATGGTGA
- a CDS encoding DUF3467 domain-containing protein: protein MDGEEKKSGRMVIDLREMYEYEPSDLVPEIGETVYSNLAYVQATHRDVFIDFLQMPGVKRDGKMHVQGTRVYMSHAAAQKLAGALAGTVERVYSDGAMEQYRPERAGERELSTQVSRVTKERTV, encoded by the coding sequence ATGGATGGAGAGGAGAAGAAGAGCGGCAGAATGGTGATCGATCTGCGGGAGATGTACGAGTATGAACCGTCCGATCTGGTTCCGGAGATTGGCGAGACGGTGTACTCGAACCTTGCCTATGTGCAGGCCACGCACCGCGATGTGTTCATCGATTTTCTCCAGATGCCGGGCGTGAAGCGGGACGGGAAGATGCACGTGCAGGGGACGCGGGTGTATATGTCCCATGCGGCGGCGCAGAAACTTGCCGGGGCGCTTGCAGGCACGGTGGAGAGGGTCTATTCAGACGGGGCGATGGAGCAGTACCGCCCGGAGAGGGCCGGGGAGCGGGAGCTTTCGACGCAGGTTTCTCGGGTGACGAAGGAGAGGACGGTTTAA
- a CDS encoding helix-turn-helix domain-containing protein, translating to MRKRSPNIRIKPDIFRWLRESSGWTLEDVSNHLNVSVEWVLKWERGEKEPTLNEIKNLSKAYKRPLAAFFLPAPESELPLPQDFRRLPGQQRPLSKKTILAIRKARNLQVICTELMTNVDIPVDPDVIRAQLSDDAEDIALRERDRFGIWIEDQHPWHNPYEAFKNWRDLIEHKNIRVFQFPMELEELRGVALMDSKPYAIVINSSDTIQARIFTLFHEYGHILLHEPALCTPENPMTGDSHGAKVESWCNHFAGAFLLPQESIRGDFARCGLHGYSRIAARYKVSLSTVLTRLVSLHLISQNQYLSEMRKLSGESSDKEDQAGGGGESSARRAQRERGEVFVSLVLENTQRGLITSSRALDYLDIKTKHLGELTKQKP from the coding sequence ATGCGAAAAAGATCGCCGAACATTCGAATTAAGCCAGATATATTTCGCTGGTTGCGTGAAAGTTCAGGGTGGACTCTTGAAGACGTGAGTAACCATTTGAATGTCTCGGTCGAGTGGGTTTTAAAATGGGAACGGGGAGAAAAAGAGCCCACACTTAACGAAATAAAGAATTTATCAAAGGCATATAAAAGGCCTCTGGCTGCATTTTTTCTTCCTGCGCCGGAGAGTGAACTTCCTCTCCCCCAGGATTTCAGAAGGCTTCCTGGACAGCAGCGTCCACTTTCAAAGAAGACTATTCTGGCGATCCGAAAAGCGCGGAATCTACAAGTCATTTGCACCGAACTGATGACAAATGTTGATATTCCGGTCGACCCGGATGTGATACGTGCACAGTTGAGTGACGATGCTGAGGACATCGCTCTTAGGGAAAGAGATAGATTTGGTATTTGGATTGAGGATCAACACCCGTGGCATAATCCCTATGAAGCATTCAAGAACTGGCGGGATCTCATCGAACATAAAAATATCCGTGTTTTTCAGTTTCCAATGGAATTGGAGGAACTCCGGGGGGTTGCTCTGATGGATTCGAAACCATATGCCATTGTCATAAATTCTTCAGACACGATACAGGCACGCATATTCACTTTATTCCACGAATATGGACATATATTGCTCCACGAACCTGCCCTTTGCACACCTGAAAATCCCATGACTGGTGATAGCCATGGAGCGAAGGTTGAGAGTTGGTGCAATCATTTTGCAGGTGCATTTCTTCTTCCTCAAGAAAGTATCAGAGGAGATTTTGCCCGATGCGGTTTGCACGGCTACAGCCGGATTGCAGCCCGATATAAGGTTAGTCTTTCAACGGTTCTCACTCGACTTGTATCCCTCCATCTCATCTCCCAAAACCAGTATCTCAGTGAAATGAGGAAACTCTCCGGGGAGAGTAGCGATAAAGAGGATCAGGCCGGTGGGGGGGGTGAAAGTTCTGCCCGGCGTGCTCAGAGAGAGAGGGGGGAGGTTTTTGTCTCTCTTGTCCTTGAAAACACACAAAGAGGACTTATTACCAGCAGCCGGGCTCTGGACTACCTCGATATAAAAACAAAGCACCTTGGTGAATTGACAAAACAAAAGCCGTGA